A genomic segment from Nicotiana sylvestris chromosome 1, ASM39365v2, whole genome shotgun sequence encodes:
- the LOC138868414 gene encoding uncharacterized mitochondrial protein AtMg00860-like, producing MIHKEIEVYVDDVIIKSKKATNLMDDLRKFFNRLRRYNLKLNPAKCAFGVPSRKLLGFIVRGRGIELDPLKVKAIQELPPPKNKKDVMSFLGRINYIRRFIEQFIVICEPIFKMLKKEAATKWTNDLQKAFDIIKEYLSTSPVLVPPELGRPLLLYLAVLDRAFSCVLG from the coding sequence atgatacataaagagatagaggtatatgtggacgatgttattatcaaatccaagaaggccactaaccTCATGGATGATctgaggaaattcttcaatagactacggaggtacaacctaaaactgaaccccgcaaagtgcgcatttggggttccttctaggaaattgcttgggtttattgtgaggggccgaggaatagaactggatccattgAAAGTCAaggccattcaagaactaccacctccaaagaacaagaaggatgtgatgagttttttGGGAAGGATTAACTACATCAGACGATTCATAGAACAGTTtatagttatctgtgagccaatctttaagatgttgaagaaggaagccgctaccaaatggactaatgactTGCAAAAGGCCTTCGACATAATCAAAGAGTACCTATCAACATCGCCAGTTTTAGTCCCGCCTgagctaggtagacccttattactctaccttgcagtgttagataGAGCTTTCAGCTGcgttctggggtag